One segment of uncultured Propionivibrio sp. DNA contains the following:
- a CDS encoding efflux RND transporter permease subunit produces the protein MNLPELCIRRPVMTTLLMAAFVIFGLIAYRALPVSELPSVDFPTISVTANLPGASPETMAAAVATPLENQFATIAGLDSMSSVSALGSTAITLQFSLNKNIDAAAQDVQAAIAAAQRKLPPSMPVPPSFRKINPADAPIFFIALSSPTMPLPVVNEYAETQLAQRLSTITGVAQVQVFGSQKFAVRIQANPDQLSARGMGIDELQQAIAQANVNQPVGLFDGEHQAFSIKDNGQLGNADAYRNIIVAWRNGAPVRLDEVATPIDSVENKRIAAWNVDKRAIVLAIFRQPGANTIETVNAVKRVLPSFQAKLPAAIHMTTLYDRSVTISEAIDDVQFTLVLAGFLVILVILLFLRNLSATTIPALALPISVIGTFAVMYAMKFSLDNLSLLALTLSVGFVVDDAIVMLENIVRHVEMGETPLHAAIKGSREIGFTIISMTFSLTAVFIPVLFMGGIVGRLLNEFAVTICAAILVSGIVSLTLTPMLCSRYLKHSNTESHGRVFKAFERFFDTLLNSYERSLRVAMAHPRTVLVGFFLTIALTAVLFGKVPKDFLPSGDSGQITATTEGPQDASFAYMVEHQQAIAEIIAQDPNIRSFMSSVGATNQRPTSNTGTLSIMLKPAHERKLTPDQIIQELRPKLAAVPGIRVYMQNPPVIRIGGQITAGQYQYTLQDTDLAELYQWTNTLLDKIRQIPGIVDVSSTLNNKSPVVSLTVDRDKIATLGLSFAQVEDALQSAFSARQISIIYGTANQYQVILEVAPEFQLDPSMLSRLYVRASSGKLVPLDTVTRLTKSTQALTINHQGQLPSVTISFNLMPGVSLGEAVDRIKELERELRLPVSLNTSLQGTAQAFQASLQGLGVLLAIAIVVVYIVLGILYESFIHPLTILSGLPSAAVGALLTLLIFQIDLSLYAFVGVIMLIGIVKKNAIMMIDFALDRQRSAGLPAFDAIFQACLIRFRPIMMTSMAALVGTLPIALGIGAGAEVRQPLGLAVVGGLLLSQLLTLYLTPVIYLYLDRFTRREEAAHMNVDAEKD, from the coding sequence ATGAACCTGCCTGAACTGTGTATTCGCCGCCCGGTGATGACGACGCTGCTGATGGCAGCGTTTGTCATATTTGGGCTAATTGCCTATCGCGCCCTGCCGGTTTCCGAATTGCCTAGCGTAGACTTCCCGACCATCTCGGTTACCGCCAACCTGCCGGGCGCCTCGCCGGAAACCATGGCCGCAGCAGTAGCGACGCCGCTCGAAAACCAGTTCGCCACGATCGCCGGTCTCGACTCGATGAGTTCGGTCAGCGCCCTCGGCTCGACCGCCATCACGCTGCAGTTCTCGCTCAACAAGAATATCGACGCCGCTGCCCAGGACGTCCAGGCCGCCATTGCCGCCGCCCAGCGCAAACTGCCGCCGAGCATGCCGGTCCCGCCCTCGTTCCGCAAAATCAACCCAGCCGACGCGCCGATCTTCTTCATCGCCCTGTCATCGCCGACGATGCCGCTACCGGTCGTCAACGAATACGCCGAGACGCAACTCGCCCAGCGCCTGTCGACAATCACCGGTGTGGCACAAGTCCAGGTCTTCGGTTCGCAGAAATTCGCCGTCCGCATCCAGGCCAACCCGGACCAGCTCAGCGCCCGCGGCATGGGCATCGACGAGTTGCAGCAAGCCATCGCCCAGGCCAACGTCAATCAACCGGTCGGCCTGTTCGACGGCGAGCATCAGGCGTTCTCGATCAAGGACAACGGCCAACTCGGCAATGCCGATGCCTACCGCAACATCATCGTCGCCTGGCGCAACGGCGCGCCGGTCCGGCTCGATGAAGTCGCGACGCCAATCGACAGCGTCGAGAACAAGCGGATCGCCGCCTGGAACGTCGACAAGCGCGCCATCGTCCTCGCCATTTTCCGCCAGCCCGGCGCCAACACCATCGAAACGGTCAACGCCGTCAAGCGCGTGCTGCCGAGCTTCCAGGCAAAACTCCCGGCCGCCATCCACATGACGACGCTCTACGACCGCAGCGTCACCATCAGCGAAGCCATCGACGACGTCCAATTCACGCTGGTGCTTGCCGGTTTCCTCGTCATCCTCGTCATCCTGCTCTTCCTGCGCAATCTCTCGGCGACGACGATTCCGGCGCTGGCGCTACCGATTTCGGTGATCGGCACCTTCGCCGTCATGTACGCGATGAAGTTCAGCCTCGACAACCTGTCGCTGCTCGCGCTGACGTTGTCGGTCGGCTTTGTCGTCGACGACGCGATCGTCATGCTCGAGAACATCGTCCGCCACGTCGAAATGGGCGAGACACCGCTGCACGCGGCGATCAAGGGCTCGCGCGAGATCGGTTTCACGATCATCTCGATGACTTTCTCACTGACCGCGGTGTTCATCCCGGTCCTCTTCATGGGCGGCATCGTCGGGCGCCTGCTCAACGAATTCGCCGTCACCATCTGCGCCGCCATTCTCGTCTCGGGCATCGTCTCACTGACGCTGACGCCGATGCTGTGCAGTCGCTATCTCAAACATTCCAACACGGAAAGCCACGGGCGCGTCTTCAAGGCATTCGAACGCTTCTTCGACACACTGCTCAACAGCTACGAGCGCAGCCTGCGCGTCGCCATGGCGCACCCGCGCACGGTGCTCGTCGGCTTCTTCCTGACCATCGCGCTGACCGCTGTACTGTTCGGCAAGGTACCCAAGGACTTCCTGCCAAGCGGCGACAGCGGCCAGATCACGGCGACCACCGAAGGCCCGCAGGACGCATCGTTTGCCTACATGGTCGAACACCAGCAGGCGATCGCCGAGATCATTGCGCAGGACCCGAACATCCGCTCGTTCATGTCGAGCGTCGGCGCCACCAACCAACGCCCGACCTCGAATACCGGCACGCTGTCGATCATGCTCAAGCCGGCGCACGAACGGAAGCTCACACCGGACCAGATCATCCAGGAACTGCGCCCCAAACTGGCCGCCGTGCCCGGCATCCGGGTCTATATGCAAAACCCGCCGGTGATCCGCATCGGCGGACAGATCACGGCCGGACAATACCAATACACCTTGCAGGACACCGATCTCGCCGAACTCTATCAATGGACGAACACCCTGCTGGACAAGATCCGTCAGATTCCCGGCATCGTGGACGTATCGAGCACGCTCAACAACAAGAGCCCGGTCGTCTCGCTGACCGTCGACCGCGACAAGATCGCCACGCTGGGACTCAGCTTCGCCCAGGTCGAGGATGCCTTGCAGAGCGCCTTCAGCGCCCGCCAGATTTCGATCATCTACGGCACCGCCAACCAGTATCAGGTCATCCTTGAGGTGGCGCCGGAATTTCAGCTCGACCCGTCGATGCTGTCGCGCCTGTATGTACGTGCCAGCAGCGGCAAGCTGGTGCCGCTCGACACCGTCACGCGCCTGACCAAATCGACGCAGGCGCTGACCATCAACCATCAAGGCCAACTGCCGTCGGTGACGATCTCCTTCAACCTGATGCCCGGCGTTTCGCTCGGCGAGGCGGTCGATCGCATCAAGGAACTTGAGCGCGAACTGCGCCTCCCGGTATCGCTCAACACCAGCCTGCAAGGCACCGCCCAGGCGTTCCAGGCGTCGCTGCAAGGCCTCGGCGTCCTGCTGGCGATCGCCATCGTGGTCGTTTATATCGTGCTCGGCATCCTCTACGAGAGTTTCATCCACCCGCTGACGATCCTCTCGGGCCTGCCCTCCGCCGCTGTCGGCGCGCTCCTGACCTTGCTGATCTTCCAGATCGACCTCAGCCTCTACGCCTTTGTCGGCGTCATCATGCTGATCGGCATCGTCAAGAAGAACGCCATCATGATGATCGACTTTGCGCTCGACCGGCAGCGTAGCGCCGGCTTGCCGGCCTTCGACGCGATTTTCCAGGCCTGTCTGATCCGTTTCCGGCCGATCATGATGACCTCGATGGCCGCGCTCGTCGGCACACTGCCGATCGCCCTCGGCATCGGCGCCGGCGCCGAAGTGCGGCAACCGCTCGGTTTGGCCGTGGTCGGCGGGTTGCTGCTGTCGCAGTTGCTGACGCTCTACCTGACGCCGGTCATCTACCTCTACCTCGACCGCTTCACCCGGCGCGAGGAAGCCGCGCACATGAACGTCGACGCCGAGAAGGACTGA
- a CDS encoding efflux RND transporter periplasmic adaptor subunit, which yields MRLAPVALLTAAALALAACSEDAKKKPAPPPVPVTTAKATEADIPVALRVVGRAEAYESVTLKPRVDGQVAAVLFTEGQHVKQGDVLIRLDPTDFAARLQQAEAAVARDEALIAKSRADTARYTALRNRNFVSEEKVNDTRTSEAAATANLRASQAAAEVARLQLSYATIRAPFTGIVGARVVFPGSAVKVNDTTLAVVNRVRPLLVSFSIPEKHLARLRSTFKAGEMRVDITLPSDKSQHFTGKVIFIDNAVDTATGTILMKASLPNEDEKLTPGQFLNISLILDVLEKAVTVPGEAIQQGADGNFVYIVKEDSSVEMRKVQVAATDGGLTAIASGLTAGDTVVTDGHLRLTPGARIRDKDKDAKPEDKADKASTEAPKAQ from the coding sequence GTGAGACTCGCGCCTGTCGCCCTGCTGACGGCCGCCGCGCTCGCGCTGGCGGCCTGTTCCGAAGACGCCAAGAAAAAGCCGGCCCCGCCGCCGGTCCCGGTAACGACAGCCAAGGCGACCGAAGCAGACATTCCGGTCGCCCTGCGGGTGGTCGGACGCGCCGAAGCCTATGAAAGCGTCACGCTCAAGCCCCGCGTCGACGGCCAGGTTGCCGCGGTGCTCTTTACCGAGGGACAACACGTCAAGCAAGGCGATGTGCTGATCCGCCTCGACCCGACCGATTTCGCCGCGCGCCTGCAACAGGCCGAGGCTGCGGTCGCTCGGGACGAGGCACTGATCGCCAAGTCGCGTGCCGACACGGCCCGTTACACGGCGCTCAGGAATCGCAATTTCGTTTCCGAAGAGAAGGTCAACGACACCCGCACCAGCGAAGCGGCGGCGACCGCCAACCTGCGCGCCAGCCAGGCAGCGGCAGAAGTTGCCCGACTGCAGCTCTCCTACGCCACGATCCGCGCACCGTTCACCGGCATCGTCGGCGCCCGCGTGGTTTTTCCGGGATCCGCAGTCAAGGTCAATGACACGACGCTGGCCGTCGTCAATCGGGTCCGCCCGCTGCTCGTTTCCTTTTCGATTCCGGAGAAACACCTGGCTCGCCTGCGCAGCACCTTCAAGGCCGGCGAAATGCGCGTCGACATCACACTGCCGAGCGACAAATCCCAGCACTTCACGGGCAAGGTCATCTTCATCGACAATGCCGTCGATACCGCCACCGGCACGATCCTGATGAAAGCCTCGCTGCCGAACGAGGATGAAAAGCTGACGCCGGGACAATTCCTCAACATCTCGCTGATTCTCGACGTGCTTGAAAAGGCCGTGACCGTCCCCGGCGAGGCCATCCAGCAAGGCGCCGACGGCAACTTCGTCTACATCGTCAAAGAAGACAGCAGCGTCGAAATGCGCAAAGTCCAGGTCGCTGCGACCGACGGCGGCCTGACGGCCATCGCCAGCGGACTAACCGCCGGCGACACCGTCGTCACCGACGGCCACCTTCGCCTGACACCGGGCGCCAGGATCCGCGACAAGGACAAGGACGCCAAGCCGGAAGACAAGGCCGACAAAGCCAGTACAGAAGCGCCAAAAGCCCAATAG
- the lysA gene encoding diaminopimelate decarboxylase — protein sequence MNAFTLKNGELYAESVALSDIAARFGTPCYVYSRAALEAALDEYHQELAGTDALVCFAIKSNSNLGVLNVFARKGAGFDIVSGGELKRALAAGGDPKKVVFSGIGKSVEEMEYALNVGILCFNVESAPELERLNAVAGRLGKKAPISFRVNPNVDPKTHPYISTGLKKNKFGVAYEDALALYQRAASLPNLEITGIDCHIGSQLLDPSPVAEALDKILILVDQLAASGIHLHHIDLGGGLGIRYKDEEAPTAKSYLQPLLAKLKGRGLKIILEPGRRMVGNAGALLTKIEYLKPGEVKNFAIIDAAMNDLARPALYDAWHDIVAVKPRDVAAQTWQIVGPICESGDFLGHDRELALEPGDLLAVLSAGAYGMTMSSNYNTRPRVAEVMVDGDQAHLIRRRETVEELYTLENLLP from the coding sequence ATGAATGCCTTTACCCTGAAGAACGGCGAGCTCTACGCCGAATCCGTCGCCCTGTCCGACATCGCCGCCCGTTTCGGTACGCCCTGCTATGTGTATTCGCGTGCCGCACTCGAAGCTGCGCTCGACGAATACCATCAGGAACTGGCCGGCACCGACGCGCTCGTCTGTTTTGCCATCAAGTCGAACTCCAACCTCGGCGTGCTCAACGTGTTCGCCCGCAAGGGTGCCGGTTTCGACATCGTTTCCGGCGGCGAACTGAAGCGAGCGCTGGCCGCCGGCGGCGATCCGAAGAAGGTCGTTTTCTCGGGCATCGGCAAATCGGTCGAGGAAATGGAATACGCCCTCAACGTCGGCATCCTCTGCTTCAACGTCGAGTCGGCGCCCGAACTCGAACGGCTCAACGCAGTGGCCGGCCGTTTGGGCAAGAAGGCGCCGATCAGCTTCCGCGTCAACCCGAACGTCGATCCGAAGACGCACCCCTACATCTCGACCGGCCTCAAGAAGAACAAGTTCGGCGTCGCCTACGAGGATGCGCTCGCCCTGTACCAGCGCGCCGCATCGCTGCCGAACCTCGAAATCACCGGCATCGACTGCCACATCGGATCGCAGCTCCTCGACCCGTCGCCGGTCGCCGAAGCCCTCGACAAGATCCTGATCCTGGTCGACCAACTGGCTGCCAGCGGCATCCACCTGCACCACATCGACCTCGGTGGCGGCCTCGGCATCCGCTACAAGGACGAAGAGGCGCCCACGGCCAAGAGCTACCTGCAGCCGCTGCTCGCCAAGCTCAAGGGCCGCGGCCTCAAGATCATCCTCGAACCAGGCCGTCGCATGGTCGGCAACGCCGGCGCGCTGCTGACGAAGATCGAGTACCTAAAGCCGGGCGAAGTCAAGAACTTCGCGATCATCGATGCCGCCATGAACGATCTGGCGCGGCCGGCGCTGTACGACGCCTGGCATGACATCGTCGCCGTCAAGCCGCGTGACGTCGCCGCGCAGACCTGGCAGATCGTCGGTCCGATCTGCGAATCCGGCGATTTCCTTGGCCACGACCGCGAACTTGCGCTCGAACCGGGCGACCTCCTCGCCGTTCTCTCGGCGGGCGCCTACGGCATGACGATGAGTTCGAACTACAACACGCGTCCGCGCGTCGCCGAAGTCATGGTCGACGGCGACCAGGCTCACCTCATCCGCCGGCGCGAGACCGTCGAGGAACTCTACACCCTGGAGAACCTGCTGCCGTGA
- the cyaY gene encoding iron donor protein CyaY → MNESEFNALADQMLDRIEAALDRWDADLDCSRSGDGVLEIEFDDGGKIIVNRHVAAQEIWVAARSGGFHFRWDGAVWRDTRDASELIEALARLVSAQSGEAVSFD, encoded by the coding sequence ATGAATGAGTCGGAATTCAATGCGTTGGCCGATCAAATGCTGGATCGGATCGAAGCTGCGCTCGATCGTTGGGACGCCGATCTCGATTGTTCGCGTTCGGGTGACGGCGTGCTTGAGATCGAGTTCGACGACGGCGGCAAAATCATCGTCAATCGACACGTTGCGGCACAGGAAATCTGGGTGGCGGCACGTTCGGGCGGATTTCATTTTCGTTGGGACGGCGCCGTCTGGCGCGATACGCGCGATGCGTCCGAATTGATCGAGGCGCTTGCCCGCCTGGTCTCGGCCCAGTCGGGCGAGGCGGTCAGCTTCGACTGA
- a CDS encoding penicillin-binding protein 1A — translation MRDSVSFDPDTPLPNVSRWILYPIFLLIGTVAMIAAMVAVVLVLTYPNLPSLEILTDYRPKIPLRVFTADGYLIGEFGEERREVVHIQDVPEVMKQAILAAEDERFYQHGGIDALGVVRAAASNLVGGGKKQGASTITQQVAKNFFLSSEKTYARKLYEALLSFKIEANLSKDQILELYINQIYLGQRAYGFGAAAQIYYGKSLKDITPAEAAMLAGLPKAPSAFNPVVNPKRARLRQQYVLRRMRELGFLNDKQHEDAIKQTLIIKRDTNEFAVHAEYVAEMARQMAAERFPEEVYSRGLKVYTTILKNDQEAAYLSLRRNVLDYDRRHGYRGAETYVEMGEIKSDQDEGLDEVLQDFSDSPDLHPAVILEADAKQIRAYRKGGEIITITGDGLKLGARWLDEKTPANKRLRRGAIIRVMTDDKNAWRITQMPEVESAFLSAMPDTGAIRALVGGFDFNRNKFNHVTQAWRQPGSSFKPFIYSGSLEKGFTPTSIIEDSPISIPASVTGSQAWEPKNYDGKYEGPMRMRTALTKSKNMVSIRLLQASGVHFIQDYATRFGFDADRHPPYLTMALGAGSVTPWQMVTAYAVFANGGYRIQPYIVSEIRDEKDQVLAQAQPVQAGDESLLVIDPRNAYMMDSMLRDVTIYGTAARASATLKRRDLAGKTGTTNEHVDAWFCGYQRTVVGCSWVGFDHPKNMGNGETGGTTALPAWIGYMSKVLKDVPESFMPQPTGLVAVDAPGNGKGPAKEFFYRENVPSSVDPEPRQDPNSKPVD, via the coding sequence ATGCGCGACTCTGTCTCATTCGATCCGGACACTCCCTTGCCCAACGTCTCGCGCTGGATTCTCTATCCCATTTTCTTGCTCATCGGTACCGTGGCGATGATTGCCGCGATGGTTGCCGTGGTGCTTGTACTCACCTATCCCAACCTCCCTTCGCTCGAGATTCTGACTGATTATCGCCCGAAGATTCCGTTGCGCGTCTTCACCGCCGACGGCTACCTGATCGGAGAATTCGGGGAAGAAAGACGCGAGGTCGTCCATATCCAGGACGTCCCGGAGGTCATGAAGCAGGCCATCCTCGCGGCCGAAGACGAGCGTTTCTATCAACACGGGGGCATCGATGCGCTTGGCGTCGTCCGGGCCGCGGCCAGCAATCTCGTCGGCGGCGGCAAGAAGCAGGGCGCATCGACCATCACGCAACAGGTCGCCAAGAATTTCTTCCTGTCCTCGGAAAAGACGTACGCAAGAAAACTGTACGAGGCTCTGCTGTCGTTCAAGATCGAAGCGAACCTGAGCAAGGACCAGATCCTCGAACTCTATATCAACCAGATTTACCTCGGCCAACGCGCCTACGGGTTCGGTGCGGCCGCGCAGATCTATTACGGCAAATCGCTCAAGGACATCACACCGGCAGAAGCAGCGATGCTGGCAGGCCTGCCCAAGGCGCCGTCCGCCTTCAACCCGGTCGTCAACCCGAAGCGCGCACGCCTGCGCCAGCAATACGTACTGCGCCGCATGCGCGAACTCGGCTTTCTCAACGACAAACAGCACGAAGACGCGATCAAGCAGACGCTGATCATCAAGCGCGACACCAATGAATTCGCCGTCCATGCCGAATATGTCGCCGAGATGGCCCGACAGATGGCGGCCGAACGTTTCCCGGAAGAGGTGTATTCGCGCGGGCTCAAGGTCTACACGACGATTCTCAAGAACGATCAGGAAGCCGCTTATCTCAGCCTGCGGCGCAACGTGCTCGACTACGATCGCCGGCACGGCTATCGCGGCGCCGAAACCTATGTCGAAATGGGCGAGATCAAATCGGACCAGGACGAAGGACTCGATGAAGTTCTTCAGGACTTCAGCGATTCACCGGATCTTCATCCGGCAGTCATCCTCGAAGCCGACGCCAAGCAGATCCGTGCCTACCGGAAAGGCGGAGAAATCATCACCATCACCGGAGACGGACTCAAGCTCGGCGCCCGCTGGCTCGACGAAAAGACCCCGGCGAACAAGCGCCTGCGCCGGGGCGCCATCATCCGCGTCATGACCGACGACAAGAATGCCTGGAGAATCACCCAGATGCCCGAGGTCGAGTCGGCGTTCCTGTCGGCCATGCCCGACACCGGCGCCATCCGCGCACTCGTTGGCGGCTTCGATTTCAACCGCAACAAGTTCAATCATGTGACGCAGGCATGGCGGCAACCCGGTTCCAGCTTCAAGCCGTTCATCTACTCGGGTTCGCTTGAAAAGGGATTCACACCGACCTCGATCATCGAAGATTCGCCGATCAGCATTCCGGCATCCGTCACCGGTAGCCAGGCCTGGGAACCGAAGAATTACGACGGCAAGTACGAAGGTCCGATGCGCATGCGGACGGCGCTGACCAAATCGAAGAACATGGTATCGATCCGACTGCTCCAGGCCAGCGGTGTGCATTTCATTCAGGACTACGCAACCCGCTTCGGTTTCGATGCCGACAGGCACCCGCCCTACCTGACCATGGCACTCGGTGCCGGCTCGGTCACCCCCTGGCAGATGGTGACGGCCTACGCCGTTTTCGCCAATGGCGGTTATCGCATCCAGCCGTACATCGTCAGCGAAATTCGTGACGAGAAAGATCAGGTGCTGGCCCAGGCACAACCGGTCCAGGCCGGAGACGAATCCCTGCTGGTGATTGATCCGCGCAACGCCTACATGATGGACAGCATGCTGCGCGACGTCACCATCTACGGCACCGCCGCCCGCGCCTCGGCGACGCTCAAGCGCCGCGATCTGGCTGGCAAGACCGGCACGACCAACGAACACGTCGATGCCTGGTTTTGCGGTTACCAGCGCACCGTCGTCGGTTGTTCCTGGGTCGGGTTCGACCACCCCAAGAACATGGGGAACGGCGAAACCGGCGGTACGACAGCGCTACCGGCCTGGATCGGCTACATGTCCAAGGTACTCAAGGACGTCCCTGAATCCTTCATGCCGCAGCCGACCGGACTGGTCGCCGTTGATGCGCCGGGCAACGGCAAGGGACCGGCGAAGGAGTTTTTCTACCGTGAAAACGTGCCGTCAAGCGTTGATCCGGAGCCGCGACAGGACCCGAATTCGAAACCGGTTGATTGA
- a CDS encoding pilus assembly protein PilM, with translation MRSLIGVDISSSAVKMVELGGDGKKNYRLERYAIEVMPRDAVSDGNIVNLEATAETVRRAWKKLGAATRLAGLALPASHVITKKIIVPAGLREDALEVQVESEANQYIPFALEEVNLDFQIVGPAPSSPEEIEVLIAASRKEKVEDRVAAVESAGLKAVVMDVESYAVQAAFELITKQRGDDVQGQVIALVDVGANAMNLTVLRDGQSLYVREQAFGGNQLTQDIARAYGMTFEEAEAEKRRGNLPPDYEQDLLRPFMESMALEIVRTLQFFYTSTQYSQVDVIVLAGGCAVLPGVADVVTERTGIEVHVANPFAGMSLSDRVTAKRLQADAPSLLVACGLALRRFDE, from the coding sequence GTGCGGTCCCTGATCGGCGTCGACATCAGTTCGTCTGCGGTCAAAATGGTCGAACTGGGCGGAGACGGGAAAAAGAATTACCGTCTCGAGCGTTATGCCATCGAGGTGATGCCGCGCGACGCAGTGTCTGACGGCAATATCGTGAACCTCGAGGCGACGGCCGAGACGGTGCGGCGTGCCTGGAAAAAACTGGGTGCGGCGACGCGTCTTGCCGGACTGGCGCTGCCAGCCTCGCATGTGATCACCAAGAAAATCATCGTTCCGGCCGGGTTGCGCGAGGATGCGCTCGAAGTGCAGGTGGAATCGGAAGCCAATCAATACATCCCGTTTGCGCTGGAGGAGGTCAATCTCGATTTCCAGATCGTCGGACCGGCACCTTCCTCCCCGGAAGAGATCGAAGTCCTGATTGCGGCATCGCGCAAGGAAAAGGTCGAGGACCGGGTGGCGGCCGTCGAGTCCGCAGGGCTCAAGGCGGTCGTGATGGATGTCGAGTCCTACGCGGTGCAGGCAGCGTTCGAGCTGATCACGAAACAGAGGGGCGATGACGTGCAGGGGCAAGTCATCGCTTTGGTTGATGTCGGCGCCAACGCCATGAATCTGACCGTCTTGCGCGACGGACAGTCCCTGTACGTGCGTGAACAGGCGTTTGGCGGCAACCAGCTGACGCAGGACATTGCTCGTGCATACGGCATGACTTTCGAAGAGGCCGAAGCCGAAAAAAGGCGCGGTAATCTGCCGCCGGATTATGAGCAGGATTTGCTTCGACCATTCATGGAGAGCATGGCGCTCGAGATCGTCAGGACCCTGCAGTTCTTTTATACCTCGACGCAGTATTCGCAGGTCGATGTCATCGTTCTGGCAGGTGGCTGTGCCGTGTTGCCGGGAGTGGCCGATGTCGTGACGGAGCGGACGGGCATCGAGGTGCATGTGGCCAATCCGTTTGCGGGCATGAGTCTGTCGGATCGTGTCACGGCCAAGCGCCTGCAGGCTGACGCACCGTCGCTGCTGGTAGCCTGCGGTCTGGCGTTGCGGAGATTTGACGAATGA
- a CDS encoding PilN domain-containing protein codes for MIRINLLPHREERRKARRQQFYGLLGLVVVLAGMIVFLVYSIIGGYISAQESKNDFLKKEIAVLDKQIEQIKRLKEQTQVLLARKQVIESLQRDRAEAVRLLAELARQMPEGVYLKSIKQDGQRVALSGYAQSNARVSALMRNIEASPWLEKPLLIEIKAMTVDKRRLNEFSMTVSLKRDAATDGGKR; via the coding sequence ATGATCCGCATCAACCTTCTCCCGCACCGCGAAGAGCGGCGTAAGGCGCGGCGCCAGCAGTTCTACGGACTGCTCGGGTTGGTGGTCGTGCTGGCCGGGATGATCGTTTTTCTCGTGTATTCGATTATCGGTGGCTATATTTCGGCGCAGGAGAGCAAGAACGATTTCCTCAAGAAGGAAATCGCCGTTCTCGACAAGCAGATCGAACAGATCAAGCGTCTCAAGGAGCAGACGCAGGTGCTGCTGGCGCGCAAGCAGGTGATCGAGTCGTTGCAGCGCGATCGCGCCGAAGCCGTTCGTCTGCTGGCGGAATTGGCAAGGCAGATGCCGGAGGGCGTGTATCTCAAGTCCATAAAGCAGGACGGGCAGCGCGTCGCATTGAGCGGCTATGCCCAGTCGAATGCGCGCGTTTCAGCCCTGATGCGCAACATCGAAGCCTCGCCCTGGCTGGAGAAGCCGCTTCTGATTGAGATCAAGGCGATGACCGTCGATAAGCGTCGCCTCAATGAATTCAGCATGACCGTCTCACTCAAACGCGATGCGGCGACGGACGGAGGGAAGCGATGA
- a CDS encoding type 4a pilus biogenesis protein PilO — MKKPSFGKIDLQMLADDFRNLNPQDVGAWPLAPRVAVLVGVFVVAMIAGWWFLWSDQFDLLALRQQEEIKLKEEFVAKKTQAVNLDLYTQQLNEIDRSFGALLKQLPNKAEVESLLVEINQSGMGRGLQFELFKPGQELSKDFYAELPISVRLTGNYHDFGAFASDIGRLSRIVTLGNIAIATNTSGKDGGLTMDAVTKTYRYLDEEELAAKRKAAQAAKGGKK; from the coding sequence ATGAAGAAGCCCTCCTTTGGAAAAATCGATCTGCAGATGCTCGCCGACGATTTTCGCAACCTCAATCCGCAGGATGTCGGAGCCTGGCCGCTGGCGCCCAGGGTCGCCGTTCTGGTCGGGGTCTTTGTCGTGGCGATGATTGCCGGTTGGTGGTTCCTGTGGAGTGATCAGTTCGACCTTCTGGCCCTGAGGCAGCAGGAAGAGATCAAACTGAAAGAGGAGTTCGTCGCCAAGAAGACGCAGGCGGTGAATCTTGACCTGTATACCCAGCAACTGAACGAAATCGATCGCTCATTCGGCGCGCTGCTCAAGCAGTTGCCCAACAAGGCGGAAGTGGAGTCCTTGCTGGTCGAGATCAACCAGTCGGGTATGGGGCGAGGCTTGCAATTCGAATTGTTCAAGCCTGGACAGGAGTTGAGCAAGGATTTCTATGCGGAGTTGCCGATCAGCGTGCGCCTGACCGGCAATTATCATGACTTCGGCGCGTTCGCCAGCGATATCGGGCGTCTGTCGCGGATTGTCACGCTCGGCAATATCGCGATCGCCACCAACACTTCTGGGAAAGACGGCGGACTGACGATGGATGCCGTGACGAAGACCTACCGCTATCTTGATGAAGAAGAGTTGGCGGCCAAGCGCAAGGCGGCGCAGGCGGCCAAAGGGGGCAAGAAATGA